TTCCTTAGAAACATCTACGCCAAGATCAATCACCTTGAAACCGTTTGTCTCCAGCATACCTTTAAATATATCTTTTCCGATATCATGTATATCTCCCTGTACAGTGCCTAAAACTACTTTACCTACTTTTTTACTATACTCATTTTGAAAATGCATCGTCATTTTATCTAGTGCTAAAACTTCTTTAAAAATAATCCCTGCCATAATCAAATCAGCAATATAGTAGTCTTTTTTCTCATAGAGAATACCTACTTTATTCATCCCCTCATTGATGATTTCCAGCAAGGATAATGGTTCTATACCTACCTCTAAGGCTTTCTTAGCCAGCTCAATAACAACTTCCTCATTGAGCTGCTCTACATTTTTAATAATTTGTTCTTTTAATTCCTCTAAATTGTTCATTTCATCCTCCGTTATTCCTTGATATATTTTATAGTAATCAGCTTACTATACATACCTTTACAGTTTATACACATTTTTTGTATTTTAAGGTAATACAGAATCTTTTATGCATGTCTTCTATCTACTATATTATGATGATGGCATCCCTTTGTCAACCTGATGTGCAATTTGAAAGCGCCACTGTAAATGATATATAAATCAAGGTTTATAACGATACTGGTGCATGTTTTTAGCTCACCCAATCCTGACAGATTTTTACACCTTCTGCTGCATTCGTAGTAAAAGCATCTGCTCCAACATGTTCACAA
The sequence above is drawn from the Clostridium formicaceticum genome and encodes:
- a CDS encoding cobalamin B12-binding domain-containing protein, which gives rise to MNNLEELKEQIIKNVEQLNEEVVIELAKKALEVGIEPLSLLEIINEGMNKVGILYEKKDYYIADLIMAGIIFKEVLALDKMTMHFQNEYSKKVGKVVLGTVQGDIHDIGKDIFKGMLETNGFKVIDLGVDVSKESFTKVIIENTPDIVALSGVLTYTIEPMKEIVDNLVEAGIRDQVKVIIGANHITKDTCKYIGADGFANDASAGTKICLEWMNEQGVVDDEKSSIR